Proteins from a single region of Salvelinus fontinalis isolate EN_2023a chromosome 15, ASM2944872v1, whole genome shotgun sequence:
- the rdh14a gene encoding retinol dehydrogenase 14a: MRGKTIIVTGANSGIGKATTVELLRRGGRVIMACRDMKRTEEAAQEIRLETGPDSGELLIKYLDLASLKSVHSFCEVIIKEEPRIDVLINNAGIYQCPLTRTEDGFEMQFGVNHLGHFLLTHLLLDLLKRSAPSRVVVVSSKLYKYGEIDFDDLSSERRYDKAFAYGRSKLANLLFTCELARRLEGTGVAVNALTPGIVRTNLGRHVNIPLLAKPLWELASRAFLKSPEEGAQTSVYLACSPDVEEVQGKCFADCQEQKLLPKATDQEVARKLWDISEVMVGITM, translated from the exons ATGCGTGGAAAAACTATAATAGTGACTGGTGCCAACAGTGGCATAGGCAAAGCCACAACAGTTGAACTACTGAGGCGCGGGGGTCGGGTGATCATGGCTTGCAGGGACATGAAGAGGACTGAGGAAGCGGCACAGGAGATTCGACTGGAGACTGGTCCAGATTCGGGAGAACTCCTCATCAAGTACCTGGACCTCGCGTCACTGAAATCCGTGCACAGTTTCTGCGAAGTCATCATCAAG GAAGAGCCCAGGATTGACGTGCTGATCAACAATGCAGGGATCTACCAGTGCCCTCTTACCAGGACGGAGGATGGCTTCGAGATGCAGTTCGGGGTGAACCACCTCGGCCACTTCCTCCTCACCCACCTCCTCCTGGACCTCCTGAAGCGCTCTGCGCCCAGCCGTGTGGTTGTGGTCTCCTCCAAACTCTACAAGTACGGCGAGATCGACTTTGACGACCTGAGTAGCGAACGGCGCTACGACAAAGCCTTTGCCTATGGCCGAAGCAAGCTAGCCAACCTCCTCTTCACCTGCGAGCTGGCCCGCCGCCTCGAGGGGACGGGGGTGGCGGTCAATGCATTGACCCCGGGGATAGTGAGGACTAACCTGGGGAGGCATGTCAATATCCCCCTCCTGGCCAAGCCCCTGTGGGAGCTGGCATCCAGGGCCTTCTTAAAGAGCCCAGAGGAGGGGGCGCAGACCTCGGTCTACCTGGCCTGCTCGCCCGACGTCGAGGAGGTCCAGGGGAAGTGCTTTGCGGACTGCCAGGAGCAGAAACTCCTGCCCAAAGCTACGGACCAAGAGGTGGCCAGGAAACTTTGGGATATTAGTGAAGTCATGGTGGGCATAACCATGTGA